From one Drosophila subpulchrella strain 33 F10 #4 breed RU33 chromosome 3L, RU_Dsub_v1.1 Primary Assembly, whole genome shotgun sequence genomic stretch:
- the LOC119552929 gene encoding uncharacterized protein LOC119552929 has protein sequence MMTCFLSRFLGLGRCGLQVLHRRLGHFNHCTLALATIDLVCIVCLLHYQLVQYGRDLFFWCEELNQRLVEYLLSGIVLMATVSVLGSCVDGLIFSALVRREMSRFDMPRQYFEERYRRFVFMRLVRQLEQALKVQAKQSELGQRIMMPHANLFESQQLIRQAIDEFRTAVRILLWPNRSDLLAEAFVLFHISESQLSDLALQGYKLHDVEREDISNARLSFMLNPPWY, from the coding sequence ATGATGACCTGTTTCCTCAGCCGCTTCCTGGGTCTGGGCAGGTGCGGCCTGCAAGTGCTCCACAGGCGGCTGGGCCACTTCAACCATTGCACCTTGGCCCTGGCCACTATCGACCTGGTCTGCATTGTGTGCCTGCTCCATTACCAACTGGTGCAGTACGGCCGGGACCTGTTCTTCTGGTGCGAGGAGCTGAACCAGCGGCTGGTGGAGTACCTGCTCTCCGGGATCGTACTGATGGCCACCGTGAGTGTGCTGGGCTCCTGCGTGGATGGCCTCATTTTCTCGGCCCTGGTCCGCCGGGAAATGAGTCGTTTCGATATGCCGCGACAGTATTTCGAAGAACGCTACCGCCGTTTCGTGTTCATGCGATTGGTTAGGCAGCTGGAGCAGGCCCTCAAGGTGCAGGCCAAGCAGTCCGAGTTGGGCCAGAGGATTATGATGCCACATGCCAACCTGTTCGAGTCTCAGCAGTTAATCAGGCAGGCAATCGACGAGTTTCGCACCGCAGTGCGTATCCTTCTGTGGCCCAATCGATCCGACCTGCTGGCGGAGGCTTTTGTCCTCTTCCACATTAGCGAGTCACAACTGTCGGATCTCGCTTTGCAAGGCTATAAACTACACGACGTGGAGAGGGAGGACATATCCAATGCCCGTCTAAGTTTTATGCTCAACCCACCGTGGTATTGA
- the LOC119554985 gene encoding transmembrane protein 258, with the protein MDVMQRYVSPVNPAVFPHLATVLLVIGTFFTAWFFIFVVSRKSAKESTLIKELLISLCASIFLGFGIVFLLLTVGIYV; encoded by the coding sequence ATGGACGTTATGCAGCGCTACGTTTCGCCCGTGAACCCGGCCGTTTTCCCCCACCTTGCCACCGTGCTCCTGGTCATCGGAACCTTCTTCACCGCCTGGTTCTTCATCTTCGTGGTGTCGCGGAAAAGCGCCAAGGAGAGCACCCTGATCAAGGAGCTGCTGATCAGCCTGTGCGCCTCAATCTTCCTGGGATTTGGCATTGTGTTCCTGCTCCTAACCGTCGGTATTTACGTATGA